Below is a window of Prionailurus viverrinus isolate Anna unplaced genomic scaffold, UM_Priviv_1.0 scaffold_38, whole genome shotgun sequence DNA.
GCCCAGCGGGACTTAGCGGGGCGGAGCGCCGGGCCCGGGCTGTAGCCGCGGCCGCCGCCATGAAGCGGGACCGGCTCGGTCGCTTCCTGTCTCCCGGGACGGCGGGGCAGCGCGGGGGctctggcggcggcggcggcggcggcgcctgtGGCAGCGGCCGGACCCGTGGCCGCCCGGCCCGCAGCGGGCCGAGCGTGGACGAGGCTGCGGCCCTGGTGGCGGCTcggctgggctggggcctggcGCGGGCCCGCGGGGACACGGGCGAGGACGGCGCCGACGAGGCAGGTGGGTCCGGCCGGGCGCACGGGGGCGGGTCGCGGGTGGGCGGGCGGAGCCGGGGGTCCCCGGGACCGCGGCGTCTCCCCGGGGACCACGTTCCCCCGGGAGCCTTCTCCCCCTCGGCGTCCCTGGGCCCCTCTGCCGACGAGGCCTCCCCCCAGGGAAGGGGTGAGAGCGGCCTCTGCCCGGCGTCCGGGGTGACGTTTCGCAAGGCCGCTGACCCTTCGGTGCCCAGTCTCGGCTTATTAAGTAATTATTGCTTAAGTTTTGCAGTCCGAGCGGCCAGAGTCAATCCTGGTTTTGCCGTGTGCTCTGTAGCCTTGAGGTAGATGCTTAACGTCTCTGAGCCTGTTTCGTCTTCCTTAAAACAGAGCTGAGTGGATAAAGTGCGAGAGGCCCTCGCCTGGCAGGTGGTGTCTGCGAGAACGTGCACATTGCTTTCGTGTGATGGATTGTGTGCTCTCTCGTTGAGtccccctgggggtgggggtgggggtggcttcGTCTACACTCGCTGACAGGCTCAGGGGGTAGATCCTGGAGGAGGCTTCTTCGGGGCTGGTCTCAGGAGCAGGGTTTGAGGAGGAAGAAAGTTTCTAGCTTCTTTCTTGAAGCTCTGTAGCTGTGAAGGCATTTAGTAAAAAAGtttgtggggcgcccgggtggcgcagtcggttaagcgtccgacttcagccaggtcacgatctcgcggtccgtgagttcgagccccgcgtcaggctctgggctgatggctcggagcctggagcctgtttccgattctgtgtctccctctctctctgcccctcccccgttcatgctctgtctctctctgtcccccaaaaaataaataaacgttgaaaaaaaattattaaaaaagtttgtgtatatatttttaagtttatttgtttattttgtgagagagagcgagagcgcacaagcaggggaggagcagagaggacgagagacagaatcccacgcagacttcacatcgtcagcacagagcctgtttcggggctcgaactcaggaaccctgagattatgacctgagcagagctcaagagtctgacgtttaaccgacggagccgcccaggtgccctgtgtcttttcttggttttaattaatttatcttttgagagagagagagagacagagcaccgggtggggaggggcagagaggaggagacacaatccgaagcaggttccaggctccgaactgtcagcacagagccccatgcggggctcgaacccacggactgcgagatcatgacctgagcgcccCCAACAGcgcagtattattaactgtagtcaccctGCTGTACGATATGCATCGCCAAGATTGACTTGTTTTagaactggaaatttgtacctttttttttgtttttttttaatgtttatcttagggagagagagagacagactgagcgagcagggtgggggcagagagagggggagacacagaatccgaagccggctccaggctccgagctgtcagcacagagcccgatgcggggctcgaacccacgaaccgcgagatcgtgacccgagccgaagtcggatgcttacccgactgagccgcTCGGGCGccctggaaatttgtaccttttgaccatttTCCTCCATCGTCTGCATCCTGTCCCGCACgctccccaccacccacctcagGCTATCACCAGTCTGCTCTCTGtgagttggggtttttttgtgtttttttaggaTTACACctataagtgaaattgtatggtatttatcttttcctgtgtgacttctttcacttaacgtAGTACCTTCagggtccatccgtgttgtcccaaatggcaggattttcttctttcttatggctgagtaacattccattgtgggagagagagtgtgtgtgtgtgtgtgtgtgtgtgtgtgtgtgtgtgtgtatacacacccccgcttttttaaatctgtttctcaGTCAGTGGGCACTTAGATTGTTCCCGcaccttggctgttgtaaataatgctgctgtgaaaaCGGGAGCACACCTACCTTTTTGAGCtcgtgttttcatttcctttggataaatacccagaggtggaattgttGGTCCAAATggtggttttattcatttttttgaggaacttccataccgttttccatagaggctgcaccagtttatgttcccaccagcagtgcccgAAGGTTGcctcttctccacatccccacGACACTCGTCgtgtcttgtctttttggtaacgGCCATCCTGAGAGGCGTGAAGTgacagctcattgtggttttggtttgcatctGCCTGACGAGCAGTGGTGCTGAGCGCTCGGCCGCACACCTGGGCTCGTTCGCCTGCTGGTTGGCCGGCTGTATGTGTGTCTTCTCTGGAAGAATGACTGTACGTCTGCTGCCTGGTTTTTAATTGATCGGGTTTTTGCTTTGGAGCTGTGtcagttctttttgttttagatatTAGTTCCTTAGATGCGACAGGCAGATGTTTTCTCAGGTTTCAGTATTTCTCAGGTTTCCCTATTTTCAGTAGGTTGTTTTTTCatcttgttgatggttttctttgcagtgcagaagctttctagtttgatgtagtcccacttgtttattttttttgctttcattgacTTTGTTTtcggtgtcaaatccaaaaaatgaTCCCCAAGACCGATGAGGAGTTTactacctgtgttttcttctgggagcttTACGGTTTtcggtctcacatttaggtctaatccattttgagtttatttttgtttgtggtttAAGTAATGGGgatcaagtttcattcttttgcatgtgcgTGTCTAGTTTTCCCACCAcccattttttagagagaatgtcatttccccattatatattcttgattCCTTTCTTGTAAATTAATAGACCACACATAcgtatgagtttatttctgggctgtctttTCTGTTCCGTCAAcctatgttgtttgttttttttttttatgctcgttctctactgttttgattactgtggtTTTGtactatagtttgaaatcaagaagtatgatgcttccagctttgttcttttttctcaagattactttggcgaTTTggcatcttttgtggtttcatataaattttaagattgttgtGTTTCTGGGAAACCGTCACTGGAATTTTGACcaagattgcattgaatgtgtagatggctttgggtagcgTGAACATTTTAGCAGTATTAATTCTCCTAATCCACGAGCACGGAATACTCATTTATTCACGTCTTCACtgtttttcatcagtgtcttacactTTTCAGCATaaggtttttcacctccttggttaaattcattcctaggtattttattcctttgatgcagttgtaaatgagacttttcttgatttgtttttctgatagttcattattgattttgtatcctgcaacttcattGAGATTGTTTATTCTTAGAATCTCTTGGTGACGTCTTTAGGGTTTTCCGTATGTAATACCATATTATCTACAAACagagacaggtttttttttttttccttttttacttacttggatatttcttatttttcttggttcattgctctggctaggacttctgacactgtgttaaataaaaatggtgagagtgagCACCCTTATCTTGTTCCTCATCTGAGAGGAGAGCTCTCACCTGTGAGTATGATGTTACCCATGGGCTTATTATCTGTGGCTTTTATTACATTGAGGTACATTCTCTCTATACCCAGTTTGTTCAgaattttaatcatgaatgggCGTTGCATTTTGTCAgacactttttctgcatctattgagatgctCATGATTttaatccttcattttgttactgTGTCACGTTGGTTGATACGTGGATGTCGGACCATCCTTGCGCCCCTGGAATAAGTCCCGCTGGATCATGTCATGTGAGCCTTTTAAAGTATTGTTGCGTTTGGTTGGCTAAtgttttgctgaggatttttgcagccgtattcatcagggatcttggcttgtaattttctcttcttgtggtgtctttgtttggttttgttattaGAGTAATTGTGGCCTTGTTCTAGATGCACTTAGAATTATCTGGAAGGTGTTCTGGACCAGAAGACCCTCCACTGACCGTATCTCCCAAAAGGCTGTATGTTcagctgggagcccagagcccagagcccaaagcccTGCCTTTGGCTCAGACGTGGGCTTGTGTTTCTGGGATGCGTCTGGGGAAGTGCCGTGGAGCGTTCTTCCCCCTCAAGGACTGGGAGGATGGCAGATCCTGGGCCTCACCTCCCCAGGCCACGTTGCTGTCTTCCGAGGAGCACGTGTCTTCCAgtgctctgtgcagtcagcagcCCTGCCTGACTCAGTGTCTTCTGTGCTTGCCCAGGAACAGGCCGGGCTCTTGCCATGGGGCACTGTCGCCTCTGCCACGGGAAGTTCTCCTCACGGAGTCTCCGCAGCATTtctggcagggcacctggggagAGCGCAGACAGACCACCCCCGGGGGAGCGTGTTTTCATCAGGGACTTCCAGCACCTGCTGGGGGTGGCTGTCCACCAGGACCCAGCTCTGTCTCAGTTTGTCTGCAAGAACTGCCACGCCCAGTTCTACCAGTGCCACGGCCTCCTCAAGTCCTTCCTGCAGAGAGTCAACGTCTCCCCGGCGGGCCACCGGAAGACTTGCACAAAGTAGGCATCCCCTCCTCCTTTCATCTGGTGGGCATTCAGGGGCCAGGCACCCTGTGTGCTGGGGCTGGTCTAGGCACAGTGAGCGCCGGGGAACCTCTGCAGCGGGGAGCCGGTCCTGCTTCGGGCAGCAGACACGGGTGACCACCagcgtggctggtgtgagggagacggACAGATGTGCTCGGGGGAGGTGAGGGCTACAGAGGGCCGTGGGTGTAAGGAGACAGCCTCTGGAAGTAGAAGGTCAGACTGCATGTGGGAGAGGCGGCCCGTGACAGGAGTCTGGTGAACCTGCATCTTGTTCAAGGCCAGCCCCGCTCACGGCCATGCTGATGCTTTACAGGGTCGGTGCCCAGCCCCCgccaggggcagaggagggagcgTGTCTGGGTGAGTGTGCCCTCGGCGTGTGGTCTGTGGGTTAGGCTCGAGGTGGGCTGGGTGCTGACCGGCCATGGGTGTGGCGTCTCTGTGCCTTTCCTCAGTGGACCTGATCACTTCGAGCCCCCAGGGCCTGCGCGACCTGGTGGCCTGGGTGCACGGACACGCAGCCAGCTGCGGGGCCCTGCCTAGCCTCCAGAGGACACTGTCCTCCGAGTACTGCGGTGTTATCCAAGCCGTGTGGGGCTGTGACCAAGGCCACGACTATACCATGGACGCCGACTCCAGCTGCGGGGCTCTTTTGCTGGACAGTGCGCTGGCAGTCAAATGGACATGGGACAAGGAGATGGCCCCGTGGCTCACCCAGCATCGGGGGTCCAACCCTACTGGGGCTGCCCCTCAGAGCTCCCAGGGCAGAGCGACCACAACTCCAGCCGAGACCGAGACCCTGCCCGGCGCGGACGTGGCCCCGCCTCCTTCAGATGTCAACCCCGTAGGGCCTGGCCTGTGCCCCCCACCTCAGCCAAGCTTTCCCCCAAGTGGGGCCCCAGGTAGGAGCTCCTCTGGGTTACTGGATCAGGATTCCTCGTCTGGAGGCAGGCAGGCCCGCAGTGGGGGGTGGGTGTCTGTATTGTTATGGGCAGTGGTCACTGTGTTGTGTATGGAGGCTCCGGGGGAAGTGATGAGGAGCCGACCTGAGCGACAGGAGGAGGGCCCGGGGACCCTCTTCCAGCAGTTTTTGTAAAGGCGTGCTCATCTGCCGTCTGGTCTTCCTCTCTAAGCCTGTTCGGGGCCAGGGGaccaaaggagggagaaagaagggggtCCTTGTTGTGGGACGTGGGGGAAGACGGCAGCTGGGACCTCTGAGGCTCTTTTGGGCCAGCTGCGGGTCATTCCCTGGGTCTCTGCCGGCGTCCTGGTGACATCCCGGTGGGACTTGCGTAGATGGGCTCCTCTGCCAAGTGGCCAAGAGGGAACACAGGGCCATTGTGTGGGACCCGGTCCCACGGTGCTGTGGTGTGGGGGCAGCTGCTCACGGACTTTGCGTTCAGGTGGCGGAGTTGGCTCCCCCTCCCGCTTCCCTCAGCCTCTGTTTGTGCAGTCGCCTACGTGGAGCGCTGGGCTGCTCCTGTCGTCCAGCTCTTGGTGGCACTTTAAAATGCAGCTGCCCAgatggttgagagagagagagagagagagagagagagagaaagagagagaaagagagagaaagagagagaggagggaatcttaagcaggcggCACGCTCAGTGCtcagcccaactcagggctccatcccatgaccctgggatcgtgacgtgagccgaaatcaagagtcggactttcaaccgactgagccacccaggtgccccagaactgaACTGCTTGGCCTTTTAAACTGCATGCATGCAGTGTGATATTAATGGTTTGatattaatgtttctttaatgttttggaACACCCACAAAGTGTGAGTCGTCCCTGCCTGACACAGCTGGATCCGAACCTCTGGGAAGGGCTGGGCTTGCTGACGTGAACCGTTGGCTCGGGTTTCTGATGCCTGGTGCCGTCCGTGCCTGTGCTAGACATGGGGGTGGGCTCTTGGGCTGTGTAGGGACCTTATGGGGGGCGGGACTGGGAGGCGGGTGGGATTTAAGCCTGGAGGACCCCAGGCTCCCCACAGGGAAGGCTCTGTTGTCCGATGGGCACACGCCTCCTTGCTGGGGAGCACTGCCTGCGCTGTGTGTTGGTAATGGGAGCcttgttctttgtttctcaggGCGGTTGGGTGAGAAGCAGGTTCCGTCTTCAACCTCGGATGATCGGGTAAAAGACGAGTTCAGTGACCTTTCTGAGGGGTGAGAGAAGAGTGGGTTTAAATAGCCTAACATTCCTCCTTGGAAAATCAAACTCCGCCAACCTGTGTGCTCTCTGCCTGTGTCCGGGCCggggccctctccctctctcagttgGAAGGAGACGAATGGCCGAGGGTGCTTCCAGGCTCCTTGTTCCTGACGGGGGCCTCCTAGACCTGACGTATCTGGAAGGGGAGCACGACCAGGGTGGTGTGGAAGTTAGAGCCCTATGGTTGCCCCTTCGCTGCTGCTGCCTTGTCTCCTTCAAGGCCGTGGTTTCGTGCCAGCCAAAGACGTTACTAAAATGGGAAGTTGGTCTCTGGCCTTGTGTCATGACGGGATCGTGACTTGGGGCGGAGGCTCTGTAAGGAGGACGAGCCACTGTTGGGGACTGTTCGCTGCTGGGACCGCCTCCTGCTTGTCGGCTGAGAACCACTCATGGTGGCTGCCACACACTGGTCGGCCTTCACCCCCTTTCCACACTGCCACGTAATCTGTGGCCGGAACGCAGGTGCACCCTTGTCCGAACAGGGAGAAAGACAGCACGATTTGTGGCACGACTCCTGTGGGGTGTCTGTCGATGGTGAACAAGATGCTGGAAGAACCCAAGTGGGTTTGCTAGAAACACCCCCGGGACCAGGAGTGGTCGCAGGCTGTCCTAGAGGCCGCCGGCCAGCCTCGAGTCTCGTGCAGATGAGTGGTGGCCTGTGGGGGAAGGCCGTGCCCTGCCAGGCTTCGTTCCGTCTGCTGCCCTGCAGAGACTGTGCAGTTACTCACACTCGAGGGTAAAGGTCATGGATACGCAGATATTTTTCTGGCCTTTGTGACTTTGCAAGGTGGCCAGCTGACATCTGACCTGTCAGCTGGATAGGTGCTCCCAGTTAGGGGGAGTAGGTGCCTCATAATCTAAACGTCCACTTCTGGAGAAGCCCACCTCCTTGAGGTCTTCCTGTGCTGCCTGGGGCCCGAGAGAGAGACTCGACAAGTTCAGGGTCCTGGTGTGAAGGGAGTGTGGCTTCTGGGGGATTGTCGCCTTGCGGGACTTCAGTGACCCTGGCCTGCCCTTTCTGTTAGGAGATGTGATCAGAGATTTGGGGATTTTAGGTTTCTTCAGACCTTTGCAGGAGAGCTAAAACACGGAGTATGGAGATTTGGTGGTGTTTGTAGACAGGAAGTGTCACTGGAGCTGTCACGCACCCCAGGCCTTTGCTGAAGGTGCTCTCTTCTTCCCTAGAGACATCCTGAGTGAAGACGAAAATGACAAGAAGCAAAGTACCCAGTCGTCAGATGAATCCTTTGAACCTTACCCAGAAAAGAAGTAAGGAGGACAGTCCTGCCGCGTGTCCTTGGGGTCTGGGAGGGGCATCACTGGGAGCCTAGAAACCTACGTCTGCCTGGTAGGGTCACCGGGCGGGAGTAGTGGGGGCAGGGGACGGAGGCTCATCCTTCCCGGCCTGCCCTCGCTCAGCACGTTTGCTGCTGCTCTTTGGCCTGACCCCCTTAGCCCGTTGAGTGTGgcttctggggggtgggggaggctttCCTCGTTCAGTGCTAGGACCCGGTCTCAGTGGCACGTGACAGTGGCAGGAGGCCTGTGGCTGTGACTCAGCCTCATTTGGGGAGCTCCCGCCTTCCTCTCTGCCAGCCCTAACCCTCGGTCACACCACACTAGTGTCTCCCGTCGGCCACGGATTTCCTGCAGTAACCTCCACCCTGCAGTTCTTTCTGCTTCTGTGCCAAGCAAGGCCCTCAGAGGCTCGGGCCCCAGCCCTGCAGTTCCTCTCAGATCTGCCTCTGGCACTGATTTCTGTGCCACCTCCTTAGAGAGCTGCTTCTGTGGCCTTGTCTTGACCTTCCCTTTTCCGAGATTTGGGTTTTCTCTCTGGATGTAGCATCCTGGTAGGGAAGGCTGATGTTTACCTGGGTCACTTTTCTCCCAACCTCATGCCCAGGAACACCCAGAACACCTGCGCATAATTGCTGCCCCACCTGAGCGTTAGGAGCATTTCACAGTAGAATAAAAACACGAGAGTGCAACAGTATCACCCAGGAGGATGCAGCCCAGAAACAGAAGCCAGCCTgactttccttctcctttgggCTCTGACGTGGCTGTGGAAAGAGAAACCGAAGCCAGGCTCTGCGGGAGGTGGGGCCAGCTGGAGTGGGCTGACCACAGCTCGGAGCCAGCACACTCAGGCCCGATGGCCACGTTGTGCCTTAGGTACTACAGTGTGAGTCACAACTGGAAACCTGGGACAGGGCCTCTGAGCCTCCCTGGTGCACGGGACTTTGTTTCAGCAGACATACCTGTCTGGGTCCATAGCTGGGGCAGATAAGAAGGGACTTAGGATGTGTTAATTAGGGCCCCGCGGCTCCGGTGAGAAGTGAGAGTCAGGAGCCTGAGTGACCgagggggcagaaagggagagcaaGGAGCAGGGTCCTCCAGTGTCTCCAAGGACTTCAGCCCATACCTGTCAAGGATGCACTTGTGAACCCACGGGCTCTCTGAAGCCGCCTGCTCTCAACAGACGTGTGATCTAGCGTGGGAGGGAAATGATGACTCCCTGGTCACAGTGTGGCTCTGACAGGGTGCCTGAGCCGCACAAAAGAGGGTGGAGGCCAATGAGGAGGGGACACACGGCAAAGCCTCAAAGAACAGTTGTTAGataaggagaagaggagaagccTGTAAGGTCATCAGagagtttctttttgtttatttatttaaaaaattcttaacgtttattcatctttgagagagagagacagagcatgagcgggagaggggcggagagagagggggacacagagtcccaagcagactccaggctccaagctgtcagcacagagcccgacgcggggcctgaacccacaaaccacagtatcatgacctgagccagttggagcacttagctgagccacccaggtgcccctgtattgctTTGTCTCCGATGTCACGTTTAAGAAACTGTTGTCACATCAAAGGCAgcgttttcttctaagagtttgaGCGTTTTAGCTCTTATGTGTAGGTCTTTGGTCCATTAGGTCATGTATGTTGCAAAGGAAGGGCCCACCTGCATTCTTTGGCCTGTGGAcatccagctttcccaacaccgtatgttgaagagactgtcctttccccattgagtggtcttggcacccttgtcaaaaatcagttcgTTTTTCCTGTGATGGTCTATACTTGGTCTCTCAGTTCTGTTCGGTTAGTCTTTATATCTGGTTTTCCGTGCCAGGACCACAcggttttgattactgtagctttgtaatttTGGAATTAGGGAGTTTGAGTCCTCCcgctttgtttttcagaattacTAAGCTATTCCGTATCCCTTAAAATTCCGTGTGAAACAGAAtagctttttctgtttctgcaaaaaACACCACTGGGTCTTGATAGGGatcaaatctgtagattgcttgggaAGTAATGCCATCCTAACAATATTAAGTCCTGCTAGTCCATAAACGCGGAATGTTTTTGCACTTACTTAggtcttaatttctttcagcagtgcgttgcggttttcagcatacaggttttcaccttcttggttaagtttgtCCCTAAGtacagtattttcttctttttgatgcgGTTGCAAATGAGTTATTTAAAAACTTcccattttgttcactgttaaTGTGTAGAGGTAGAACtagtttttgtgtgttgattttgtaccctgccactttgctgaacttgtttatttttgcgtGTGTGGattcttcagggttttctacatacaagaTCATATCGTTTGTGCATAGGGGTAATCTTCTAAGAGCAGTGGTGAAAACGGGCACCTTTACTTGGTCCTGATCTGAGGGCAAGGCTTTGAATCTTCCACcgttgaggatgacattagctctACACTTGCCATATAACGCCCTTCAAGTTCCCCGTTGTTCTCGACAGTTTTCCTTAAATGCCCGGATCGAACAAGTGGGAAGAAAAAGTGTGCATG
It encodes the following:
- the ZNF276 gene encoding zinc finger protein 276 isoform X2 produces the protein MRARKCNSRHPHPTFVTCQTSGPCRVAPRCLHCAPAPLSPSPRPSLRAPPTPSCSAPFPGSRTGPHGAERRSRAETSERSPAELTRGSGPSGTYPGLAAQPTERGRAEPSGAELGRIGSSGAERGRAEPSRAEPCPAGLSGAERRARAVAAAAAMKRDRLGRFLSPGTAGQRGGSGGGGGGGACGSGRTRGRPARSGPSVDEAAALVAARLGWGLARARGDTGEDGADEAGTGRALAMGHCRLCHGKFSSRSLRSISGRAPGESADRPPPGERVFIRDFQHLLGVAVHQDPALSQFVCKNCHAQFYQCHGLLKSFLQRVNVSPAGHRKTCTKVGAQPPPGAEEGACLVDLITSSPQGLRDLVAWVHGHAASCGALPSLQRTLSSEYCGVIQAVWGCDQGHDYTMDADSSCGALLLDSALAVKWTWDKEMAPWLTQHRGSNPTGAAPQSSQGRATTTPAETETLPGADVAPPPSDVNPVGPGLCPPPQPSFPPSGAPDILSEDENDKKQSTQSSDESFEPYPEKKVSGKKSESKEAKKAEEPKMRKKPGPKPGWKNKLRCEREELPTIYKCPYQGCTAVYRGADGMKKHIKEHHEEVRERPCPHPGCNKVFMIDRYLQRHVKLIHTEVRNYICDECGQTFKQRKHLLVHQMRHSGAKPLQCEVCGFQCRQRASLKYHMTKHKAETELDFACDQCGRRFEKAHNLNVHMSMVHPLTQTQDKALPLEPPCGTTEGQAVKPEPT
- the ZNF276 gene encoding zinc finger protein 276 isoform X1; this translates as MRARKCNSRHPHPTFVTCQTSGPCRVAPRCLHCAPAPLSPSPRPSLRAPPTPSCSAPFPGSRTGPHGAERRSRAETSERSPAELTRGSGPSGTYPGLAAQPTERGRAEPSGAELGRIGSSGAERGRAEPSRAEPCPAGLSGAERRARAVAAAAAMKRDRLGRFLSPGTAGQRGGSGGGGGGGACGSGRTRGRPARSGPSVDEAAALVAARLGWGLARARGDTGEDGADEAGTGRALAMGHCRLCHGKFSSRSLRSISGRAPGESADRPPPGERVFIRDFQHLLGVAVHQDPALSQFVCKNCHAQFYQCHGLLKSFLQRVNVSPAGHRKTCTKVGAQPPPGAEEGACLVDLITSSPQGLRDLVAWVHGHAASCGALPSLQRTLSSEYCGVIQAVWGCDQGHDYTMDADSSCGALLLDSALAVKWTWDKEMAPWLTQHRGSNPTGAAPQSSQGRATTTPAETETLPGADVAPPPSDVNPVGPGLCPPPQPSFPPSGAPGRLGEKQVPSSTSDDRVKDEFSDLSEGDILSEDENDKKQSTQSSDESFEPYPEKKVSGKKSESKEAKKAEEPKMRKKPGPKPGWKNKLRCEREELPTIYKCPYQGCTAVYRGADGMKKHIKEHHEEVRERPCPHPGCNKVFMIDRYLQRHVKLIHTEVRNYICDECGQTFKQRKHLLVHQMRHSGAKPLQCEVCGFQCRQRASLKYHMTKHKAETELDFACDQCGRRFEKAHNLNVHMSMVHPLTQTQDKALPLEPPCGTTEGQAVKPEPT
- the ZNF276 gene encoding zinc finger protein 276 isoform X3, whose product is MRARSRTGPHGAERRSRAETSERSPAELTRGSGPSGTYPGLAAQPTERGRAEPSGAELGRIGSSGAERGRAEPSRAEPCPAGLSGAERRARAVAAAAAMKRDRLGRFLSPGTAGQRGGSGGGGGGGACGSGRTRGRPARSGPSVDEAAALVAARLGWGLARARGDTGEDGADEAGTGRALAMGHCRLCHGKFSSRSLRSISGRAPGESADRPPPGERVFIRDFQHLLGVAVHQDPALSQFVCKNCHAQFYQCHGLLKSFLQRVNVSPAGHRKTCTKVGAQPPPGAEEGACLVDLITSSPQGLRDLVAWVHGHAASCGALPSLQRTLSSEYCGVIQAVWGCDQGHDYTMDADSSCGALLLDSALAVKWTWDKEMAPWLTQHRGSNPTGAAPQSSQGRATTTPAETETLPGADVAPPPSDVNPVGPGLCPPPQPSFPPSGAPGRLGEKQVPSSTSDDRVKDEFSDLSEGDILSEDENDKKQSTQSSDESFEPYPEKKVSGKKSESKEAKKAEEPKMRKKPGPKPGWKNKLRCEREELPTIYKCPYQGCTAVYRGADGMKKHIKEHHEEVRERPCPHPGCNKVFMIDRYLQRHVKLIHTEVRNYICDECGQTFKQRKHLLVHQMRHSGAKPLQCEVCGFQCRQRASLKYHMTKHKAETELDFACDQCGRRFEKAHNLNVHMSMVHPLTQTQDKALPLEPPCGTTEGQAVKPEPT
- the ZNF276 gene encoding zinc finger protein 276 isoform X4, yielding MGHCRLCHGKFSSRSLRSISGRAPGESADRPPPGERVFIRDFQHLLGVAVHQDPALSQFVCKNCHAQFYQCHGLLKSFLQRVNVSPAGHRKTCTKVGAQPPPGAEEGACLVDLITSSPQGLRDLVAWVHGHAASCGALPSLQRTLSSEYCGVIQAVWGCDQGHDYTMDADSSCGALLLDSALAVKWTWDKEMAPWLTQHRGSNPTGAAPQSSQGRATTTPAETETLPGADVAPPPSDVNPVGPGLCPPPQPSFPPSGAPGRLGEKQVPSSTSDDRVKDEFSDLSEGDILSEDENDKKQSTQSSDESFEPYPEKKVSGKKSESKEAKKAEEPKMRKKPGPKPGWKNKLRCEREELPTIYKCPYQGCTAVYRGADGMKKHIKEHHEEVRERPCPHPGCNKVFMIDRYLQRHVKLIHTEVRNYICDECGQTFKQRKHLLVHQMRHSGAKPLQCEVCGFQCRQRASLKYHMTKHKAETELDFACDQCGRRFEKAHNLNVHMSMVHPLTQTQDKALPLEPPCGTTEGQAVKPEPT